One Ricinus communis isolate WT05 ecotype wild-type chromosome 7, ASM1957865v1, whole genome shotgun sequence genomic region harbors:
- the LOC8285888 gene encoding B-cell receptor-associated protein 31 — protein sequence MIQLLYAVIFAEMGLIMTLLFKTPLRKLVIMSLDRVKRGRGPVMVKTVGGTVFVVLLSSVYSMVKIQNRTIEGGAVNPTDQVLMSKHMLEASLMGFVLFLSLMIDRLHHYIRELRILRKTMEAAKKQSRGFEDGKNGSADEAKALGEEVKTLQNKIKYLESKFEEKAKEAKAAEAEVEALRKQSEVLLIEYGRLLEDNQNLRNQLESMDQSLSQSDGKKNM from the exons ATGATACAGCTCCTGTATGCAGTAATATTTGCAGAAATGGGGTTGATTATGACCCTCCTATTTAAAACCCCATTAAGAAAGCTGGTGATCATGAGTTTGGACCGGGTCAAGAGAGGGAGAGGCCCTGTTATGGTTAAGACCGTAGGCGGGACAGTGTTTGTTGTGCTGCTTTCGAGTGTGTACAGTATGGTCAAGATCCAAAACCGCACCATTGAAGGTGGTGCTGTTAATCCCACCGACCAGGTTCTCATGTCTAAACACATGCTTGAAGCATCTCTCATGG GATTTGTGCTCTTCCTATCTTTGATGATAGATAGATTGCACCACTACATTAGAGAACTACGTATACTCAGGAAGACGATGGAGGCTGCTAAGAAACAAAGCCGGGGATTTGAGGATGGGAAAAATGGTAGTGCAGATGAAGCCAAGGCACTGGGCGAGGAGGTTAAAACTCTACAGAATAAGATTAAATATCTTGAATCTAAATTTGAGGAAAAAGCAAAGGAGGCAAAGGCTGCAGAAGCTGAAGTGGAGGCTTTGCGAAAACAATCCGAAGTATTACTTATAGAGTATGGTCGCTTGCTAGAGGACAATCAAAACCTGCGAAACCAATTGGAGTCGATGGACCAGAGTCTGTCACAATCTGATGGCAAGAAGAACATGTAA